The genomic stretch TACTGGATACAACATTTTTGATATAATCTCTGTACTCCACAAAATAATCCCCTGCTTTATAATCGCTGGGTATACCATTGCGTACTACCAGAAATTCAGGCACTACTATGTGGGGAGGATTATTCGACTCAGGCATTTCCTTTACTTCATCTTCGTAAACCTTGAGGGGATAGGTTCCATAGAGATAATGAGGTTGTATCACGATTACTTTTGAACTTTCATCAGAATCTATATTACGCGGCATAACGACTCTTTGCCTGGAGGAAGAATCGGGAAATATCTGAACACCGTCAATAATAACTGTTTTTAGACCCTGTGCCGTTACTATAAGAATGTATTCCGAATAAGGCCTTTCACCGGGAGGCTCCATGCTGTATTCAAGGGCAGGTGCCGGGAGGTTTATTGGTTTTGTCAGGCCGGAGTAATCAGTAGTAAGAGTGTCTATTAAAGTATCGGGATCGTCGCGGTTATAAATTTTAATGGTAGCTATATCAATAGGTCTGGAACCTGCTTCACAAATAACCTGTACCTGAAGCTTACCAAAGTACGGGCCTTTGTTTTTAGGAAGTAAAATTTTCTCGTTATTATCCATTGCCTTCTCCCGCTATAAATGCATCCATAAAAAGAATAATATAAATTACTTTTATATATGCAGGGAAACACAAAAAGATGCAGAGATTCAGCCTTTTGTAAGCGACTCCAGAGTGTCCCAGAATGAAAGGGCTTCCTGTATATTAATACCGCAGATTTCCTCGGTAGGTGTCAAACTTTCACATACCTTAGGCCTGGTATCCAAGCCGAAAATCTTACATTTATTATCACTTGTAAGCTGGATACAGCGTATACCTGCAGGCTTACCATCAGGCATACCGGGTATGGGGGATGAGATGGAAGGAGCGATGCAGCATGCACCGCAGCCAATTCTGCAATTCATAGTAACTCCTTTCTGCGAGCAGTAGCACGCTCTAAATCAAATGCAATTAATTTTTTACAATTCACCTGACTCTATTTTGTATGCATCTATTTTGTATGCAATCACATACATTGAAACGAAAATTTTAAAGTTTCTAACAATTACACAAACACCTAATTGTGTACGGTAGTCTGAAACAGCTGCCAAAGATTCACCCTTAGACACTCAAATCACAGTATAGCACACCCCAATTCATGAA from Anaerocolumna sp. AGMB13020 encodes the following:
- a CDS encoding YkgJ family cysteine cluster protein, with product MNCRIGCGACCIAPSISSPIPGMPDGKPAGIRCIQLTSDNKCKIFGLDTRPKVCESLTPTEEICGINIQEALSFWDTLESLTKG